The Zalophus californianus isolate mZalCal1 chromosome X, mZalCal1.pri.v2, whole genome shotgun sequence genome window below encodes:
- the PLXNA3 gene encoding plexin-A3 isoform X4, protein MPTVGFLLLVLPALAGAVDNSRPFPAFLVTDTTLTHLAVHRVTGEVFVGAVNRIFKLAPNLTELRVHVTGPVDDNARCYPPPSMRVCAHRLAPVDNVNKLLLIDYAARRLVACGSIWQGICQFLRLDDLFKLGEPHHRKEHYLSGAQEPDSMAGVIVEQGQGPSKLFVGTAVDGKSEYFPTLSSRKLISDEDSADMFSLVYQDEFVSSQIKIPSDTLSLYPAFDIYYIYGFGQKNRASPPRQTVLCLFTLSNINAHIRRRIQSCYRGEGTLALPWLLNKELPCINTPMQINGNFCGLVLNQPLGGLHVIEGLPLLADSSDGMASVAAYTYRQHSVVFVGTRTGTLKKVRVDGSQYAHLYETVPVVDGSPILRDLLFSPDHRHIYLLSEKQVSQLPVETCEQYVSCAACLGSGDPHCGWCVLQHRCCREGACPGASAPHGFAEELSKCVQVRVRPNNVSVTSPGVQLTVAMRNVPDLSAGVSCAFEEVTESAAVVLPSGELHCPSPSLQELRALTRGHGATRTVRLQLLSRETGVKFAGVDFVFYNCSALQSCMSCVGSPYPCRWCKYRHVCTSRPHECSFQEGRVHGPEGCPEILPGGDLLIPVGVMQPLTLRAKNLPQPQSGQKNYECVVRVQGRQQRVPAVRFNSSSVQCQNASYSYEGDESGDTELDFSVVWDGDFPIDKPATFRALLYKCWAQRPSCGLCLKADPRFNCGWCVSEHRCQLRAHCPAPKTNWMHPSQKGTRCSHPRIAQIHPLMGPKEGGTRVTIVGENLGLSYREVGLRVAGVRCNSIPSEYVSAERIVCEMEESLVPSPPPGPAELCVGDCSADFRTQSEQLYSFVTPAFDRVSPSRGPASGGTRLTISGSSLDAGSRVTVTVRDGECQFVRRDAEAIVCISPVSTLGPSQAPITLAIDRANISSPGVVYTYTQDPTVTRLEPTWSIINGSTAITVSGTHLLTVQEPRVRAKYRGIETTNTCQVINDTAMLCKAPGIFLGRPQPQAQGEHPDEFGFVLDHVQTARSLNRSSFTYYPDPSFEPLGPSGVLDVKPGSHVVLKGKNLIPAAAGSSRLNYTVLIGGQPCALTVSDTQLLCDSPSQTGRQPVMVLVGGLEFWLGTLHITAERALTLPAVVGLAAGGGLLLLAITAVLVAYKRKTQDADRTLKRLQLQMDNLESRVALECKEAFAELQTDINELTNHMDGVQIPFLDYRTYAVRVLFPGIEAHPVLKELDTPPNVEKALRLFGQLLHSRAFVLTFIHTLEAQSSFSMRDRGTVASLTMVVLQSRLDYATGLLKQLLADLIEKNLESKNHPKLLLRRTESVAEKMLTNWFTFLLHKFLKECAGEPLFLLYCAIKQQMEKGPIDAITGEARYSLSEDKLIRQQIDYKTLTLHCVFPESEGSAQVPVKVLNCDSITQAKDKLLDAVYKGIPYSQRPKAEDMDLEWRQGRMARIILQDEDVTTKIECDWKRVNSLAHYQVTDGSLVALVPKQVSAYNMANSFTFTRSLSRYESLLRTASSPDSLRSRAPMITPDQETGTKLWHLVKNHDHADHREGDRGSKMVSEIYLTRLLATKGTLQKFVDDLFETVFSTAHRGSALPLAIKYMFDFLDEQADQRQISDPDVRHTWKSNCLPLRFWVNVIKNPQFVFDIHKSSITDACLSVVAQTFMDSCSTSEHRLGKDSPSNKLLYAKDIPNYKSWVERYYRDIAKMASISDQDMDAYLVEQSRLHASDFNILSALSELYFYVTKYRQEVLSALERDASCRKHKLRQKLEQIISLVSSNP, encoded by the exons ATGCCTACTGTCGGCTTCCTCCTGCTGGTCCTCCCTGCCCTGGCCGGGGCCGTGGACAACAGTAGGCCCTTCCCGGCCTTCTTGGTGACAGACACTACGCTCACCCACCTGGCCGTGCACCGGGTGACTGGGGAGGTGTTTGTGGGTGCAGTGAACCGCATCTTCAAGCTGGCCCCCAACCTGACTGAGCTGCGGGTCCACGTCACGGGGCCTGTCGATGACAATGCTCGCTGTTACCCACCCCCTAGCATGCGAGTGTGTGCCCACCGCCTGGCACCTGTAGACAACGTGAACAAGCTGCTGCTCATAGACTACGCGGCCCGCCGCCTGGTGGCCTGTGGCAGCATCTGGCAGGGTATCTGCCAGTTCCTGCGCCTGGACGACCTCTTCAAGCTGGGTGAGCCCCACCACCGCAAGGAGCACTACCTGTCAGGGGCTCAGGAGCCTGACTCCATGGCCGGCGTCATtgtggagcaggggcaggggcccagcaagctgTTCGTGGGCACCGCTGTGGATGGCAAGTCCGAGTACTTCCCCACCCTCAGCTCCCGCAAGCTCATCAGCGACGAGGACAGTGCCGACATGTTCAGTCTG GTGTACCAGGATGAGTTTGTCTCCTCGCAGATCAAGATCCCCTCAGACACGCTGTCCTTGTACCCTGCCTTTGACATCTACTACATCTATGGCTTT GGCCAGAAGAACCGGGCCAGCCCGCCGCGGCAGACCGTCCTCTGCCTCTTTACGCTCAGCAACATCAATGCCCATATCCGGCGCCGCATCCAGTCCTGCTACCGGGGGGAGGGCACACTGGCCCTGCCCTGGCTGCTCAACAAGGAGCTGCCCTGCATCAACACC CCCATGCAGATAAATGGAAACTTCTGCGGGCTGGTGTTGAACCAGCCCCTGGGGGGCCTGCATGTGATCGAGGGGCTGCCCCTGCTGGCTGACAGCAGCGACGGCATGGCTAGTGTGGCCGCCTACACCTACCGCCAGCACTCTGTGGTCTTCGTCGGCACTCGAACTGGCACTCTGAAGAAG GTCCGAGTTGATGGCTCCCAGTATGCACACCTCTACGAGACCGTGCCTGTGGTGGATGGCAGCCCCATACTCCGAGACCTGCTCTTCAGCCCTGACCACCGGCACATCTACCTCCTGAGTGAGAAGCAG GTGAGCCAGCTCCCGGTGGAGACCTGCGAGCAGTACGTGAGCTGCGCAGCCTGCCTTGGCTCGGGGGACCCCCACTGTGGTTGGTGTGTGCTGCAGCACAG ATGCTGCCGCGAAGGGGCCTGTCCGGGTGCCTCAGCCCCACACGGCTTTGCTGAGGAACTGAGTAAATGTGTCCAGGTGCGGGTCCGGCCCAACAATGTTTCGGTGACATCGCCCGGGGTGCAG ctgACGGTGGCCATGCGCAACGTGCCGGACCTCAGCGCTGGTGTGAGCTGTGCCTTTGAGGAGGTGACGGAGAGCGCGGCCGTCGTGCTGCCCTCCGGGGAGCTGCACTGCCCCTCGCCCTCCCTCCAGGAGCTCCGGGCTCTCACCCGGGGGCATG GGGCCACCCGCACCGTGCGGCTGCAGCTGCTCTCCAGGGAGACTGGGGTGAAGTTCGCCGGGGTTGACTTCGTCTTCTACAACTGCAGCGCGCTCCAGTC GTGCATGTCCTGCGTCGGCAGCCCTTACCCCTGCCGCTGGTGTAAGTACCGCCACGTGTGTACCAGCCGGCCCCACGAGTGCTCCTTCCAGGAGGGCAGGGTCCACGGCCCTGAG GGCTGCCCTGAGATCCTGCCGGGCGGGGACCTCTTGATCCCAGTGGGCGTCATGCAGCCTCTTACCCTGCGGGCCAAGAACCTGCCGCAGCCGCAGTCAGGCCAGAAGAACTACGAGTGCGTGGTCCGGGTGCAGGGGCGCCAGCAGCGGGTGCCAGCGGTGCGCTTCAACAGCAGCAGCGTGCAGTGCCAGAACGCCTCG TACTCCTATGAAGGCGACGAGTCCGGTGACACCGAGCTGGACTTCTCTGTGGTCTGGGATGGGGATTTCCCCATCGACAAGCCTGCCACCTTCCgag CTCTCCTGTATAAGTGCTGGGCGCAGCGGCCCAGCTGCGGCCTCTGCCTCAAGGCTGACCCTCGCTTCAACTGTGGCTGGTGCGTCTCGGAGCACAGGTGCCAGCTGCGGGCGCACTGCCCGGCCCCCAAGACCAACTGGATGCACCCAAGCCAGAAGGGCACCCGCTGCAGCCACCCCCGCATTGCCCAG ATCCACCCCCTCATGGGGCCCAAGGAGGGAGGCACCCGGGTCACCATCGTGGGTGAGAACCTGGGCCTCAGCTACCGAGAGGTGGGCCTGCGGGTCGCAGGCGTGCGCTGCAACTCCATCCCCTCTGAGTACGTCAGCGCCGAGAG GATCGTGTGTGAGATGGAGGAGTCGCTGGTGCCCAGCCCACCGCCAGGGCCTGCGGAGCTCTGCGTGGGCGACTGTTCCGCTGACTTCCGCACGCAGTCCGAGCAGCTCTACAGCTTTGTG ACGCCAGCATTTGACCGTGTGAGTCCCAGTCGGGGCCCGGCGTCCGGAGGCACACGGCTCACCATCTCCGGGAGCTCTCTGGACGCCGGCAGCAGGGTCACCGTGACTGTAAGGGACGGCGAGTGCCAGTTTGTGAG GAGAGACGCTGAGGCAATTGTGTGTATCTCACCCGTATCGACCCTGGGTCCCAGCCAGGCCCCCATCACCCTGGCCATCGACCGCGCCAATATCTCCAGTCCTGGAGTCGTCTACACCTACACCCAGGATCCCACTGTCACTCGCCTTGAGCCCACCTGGAGCATAATCAA tgGAAGCACTGCCATCACTGTGAGCGGGACCCACCTACTGACAGTCCAGGAGCCCCGGGTCCGGGCCAAGTACCGAGGCATCGAGACCACCAAT ACATGCCAGGTGATCAACGACACTGCCATGCTGTGTAAGGCCCCCGGCATCTTCCTGGGacggccccagccccaggcccaagGTGAACACCCTGACGAGTTCGGCTTCGTGCTGGATCATGTGCAGACGGCCCGCTCCCTCAACCGGTCCTCCTTTACCTACTACCCTGACCCCAGCTTTGAGCCACTTGGGCCCTCTGGTGTCTTGGATGTCAAACCTGGCTCCCACGTGGTGTTGAAG GGCAAGAATCTGATCCCCGCAGCAGCTGGCAGCTCCCGCCTCAACTACACGGTGCTGATCGGGGGCCAGCCATGTGCTCTCACAGTCTCCGACACGCAGCTGCTGTGTGACTCACCCAGCCAGACGGGCCGACAGCCTGTcatg GTGCTGGTGGGCGGCCTGGAGTTCTGGCTGGGTACCCTGCACATCACGGCTGAGCGGGCGCTGACCCTGCCGGCCGTGGTGGGCCTGGCAGCAGGCGGTGGGCTCTTACTGCTGGCCATCACCGCCGTGCTGGTGGCCTATAAGCGCAAGACCCAGGATGCCGACCGCACGCTCAAGCGGCTTCAGCTGCAGATGGACAACTTGGAGTCCCGTGTGGCTCTGGAATGCAAGGAAG CCTTTGCTGAGCTGCAGACAGATATCAATGAGCTGACAAATCACATGGATGGCGTGCAGATCCCGTTCCTGGACTACCGGACCTATGCCGTGCGCGTGCTCTTCCCGGGCATTGAGGCCCATCCGGTGCTCAAGGAGCTGGAT ACCCCCCCCAACGTCGAGAAGGCCCTGCGCCTCTTTGGGCAGCTGCTGCACAGCCGCGCCTTCGTGCTCACCTTCATCCACACGCTGGAGGCCCAGAGTAGCTTCTCCATGCGAGACCGTGGCACTGTGGCCTCGCTCACCATGGTGGTCCTGCAGAGCCGCCTCGATTATGCCACGGGGCTGCTCAAGCAACTGCTGGCAGACCTCATAGAGAAAAACCTGGAGAGCAAGAACCACCCGAAGCTGCTGCTGCGCAG GACCGAGTCGGTGGCTGAGAAGATGCTTACCAACTGGTTCACGTTCCTGCTGCACAAGTTTCTGAAG GAGTGTGCTGGGGAGCCGCTTTTCCTGCTCTACTGTGCCATCAAGCAGCAGATGGAGAAGGGCCCTATTGATGCCATCACGGGCGAGGCACGCTACTCCCTGAGCGAGGACAAGCTCATTCGGCAGCAGATTGACTATAAGACGCTG ACCCTGCACTGTGTGTTCCCGGAGAGTGAGGGCAGCGCTCAGGTCCCAGTGAAGGTTCTCAACTGTGACAGCATCACCCAAGCCAAAGATAAGCTGCTGGATGCTGTGTACAAGGGCATCCCATACTCCCAGCGCCCCAAAGCTGAGGACATGGACCTAG AATGGCGTCAGGGCCGCATGGCCCGCATCATCCTCCAGGATGAAGATGTCACCACCAAGATCGAGTGTGACTGGAAGAGGGTCAACTCGTTGGCCCACTACCAG GTGACAGATGGTTCCTTGGTGGCATTGGTGCCCAAACAAGTGTCCGCCTACAACATGGCCAACTCCTTCACCTTCACTCGCTCCCTCAGCCGCTACG AGAGCTTGCTGCGCACAGCCAGTAGCCCCGACAGCCTCCGTTCTCGGGCACCCATGATCACGCCCGACCAGGAAACTGGCACCAAGCTGTGGCACCTGGTGAAGAACCACGACCACGCCGACCACCGTGAGGGGGACCGTGGCAGCAAGATGGTCTCAGAGATCTACCTGACGCGACTGCTGGCCACCAAG GGCACGCTGCAGAAGTTCGTGGACGACCTCTTTGAGACCGTGTTCAGCACGGCCCACCGGGGATCAGCCCTGCCCCTGGCCATCAAGTACATGTTTGACTTCCTGGACGAACAGGCCGACCAGCGCCAGATCAGTGACCCTGACGTGCGCCACACCTGGAAGAGCAACTG CCTGCCCCTGCGCTTCTGGGTGAACGTGATCAAGAACCCACAGTTCGTGTTTGACATCCACAAGAGCAGCATCACGGACGCCTGCCTGTCAGTGGTGGCCCAGACTTTCATGGACTCCTGCTCCACGTCTGAGCATCGCCTGGGCAAGGACTCGCCGTCCAACAAGCTGCTCTATGCCAAGGACATCCCCAACTACAAGAGCTGGGTGGAGAG GTACTACCGGGACATTGCAAAGATGGCGTCCATCAGCGACCAGGACATGGATGCCTACCTGGTAGAGCAGTCCCGTCTCCATGCCAGTGACTTCAACATCTTAAGCGCGCTCAGTGAGCTCTACTTCTACGTCACCAAGTACCGCCAGGAG gtTCTCAGCGCCCTGGAGCGAGATGCCTCTTGTCGGAAGCATAAGTTGCGACAGAAACTGGAACAGATCATCAGCCTCGTGTCCAGCAACCCCTAA
- the PLXNA3 gene encoding plexin-A3 isoform X1, giving the protein MPTVGFLLLVLPALAGAVDNSRPFPAFLVTDTTLTHLAVHRVTGEVFVGAVNRIFKLAPNLTELRVHVTGPVDDNARCYPPPSMRVCAHRLAPVDNVNKLLLIDYAARRLVACGSIWQGICQFLRLDDLFKLGEPHHRKEHYLSGAQEPDSMAGVIVEQGQGPSKLFVGTAVDGKSEYFPTLSSRKLISDEDSADMFSLVYQDEFVSSQIKIPSDTLSLYPAFDIYYIYGFVSASFVYFLTLQLDTQQTLLDTAGEKFFTSKIVRMCAGDSEFYSYVEFPIGCSWRGVEYRLVQSAHLAKPGLLLAQALGVPPDEDVLFTVFSQGQKNRASPPRQTVLCLFTLSNINAHIRRRIQSCYRGEGTLALPWLLNKELPCINTPMQINGNFCGLVLNQPLGGLHVIEGLPLLADSSDGMASVAAYTYRQHSVVFVGTRTGTLKKVRVDGSQYAHLYETVPVVDGSPILRDLLFSPDHRHIYLLSEKQVSQLPVETCEQYVSCAACLGSGDPHCGWCVLQHRCCREGACPGASAPHGFAEELSKCVQVRVRPNNVSVTSPGVQLTVAMRNVPDLSAGVSCAFEEVTESAAVVLPSGELHCPSPSLQELRALTRGHGATRTVRLQLLSRETGVKFAGVDFVFYNCSALQSCMSCVGSPYPCRWCKYRHVCTSRPHECSFQEGRVHGPEGCPEILPGGDLLIPVGVMQPLTLRAKNLPQPQSGQKNYECVVRVQGRQQRVPAVRFNSSSVQCQNASYSYEGDESGDTELDFSVVWDGDFPIDKPATFRALLYKCWAQRPSCGLCLKADPRFNCGWCVSEHRCQLRAHCPAPKTNWMHPSQKGTRCSHPRIAQIHPLMGPKEGGTRVTIVGENLGLSYREVGLRVAGVRCNSIPSEYVSAERIVCEMEESLVPSPPPGPAELCVGDCSADFRTQSEQLYSFVTPAFDRVSPSRGPASGGTRLTISGSSLDAGSRVTVTVRDGECQFVRRDAEAIVCISPVSTLGPSQAPITLAIDRANISSPGVVYTYTQDPTVTRLEPTWSIINGSTAITVSGTHLLTVQEPRVRAKYRGIETTNTCQVINDTAMLCKAPGIFLGRPQPQAQGEHPDEFGFVLDHVQTARSLNRSSFTYYPDPSFEPLGPSGVLDVKPGSHVVLKGKNLIPAAAGSSRLNYTVLIGGQPCALTVSDTQLLCDSPSQTGRQPVMVLVGGLEFWLGTLHITAERALTLPAVVGLAAGGGLLLLAITAVLVAYKRKTQDADRTLKRLQLQMDNLESRVALECKEAFAELQTDINELTNHMDGVQIPFLDYRTYAVRVLFPGIEAHPVLKELDTPPNVEKALRLFGQLLHSRAFVLTFIHTLEAQSSFSMRDRGTVASLTMVVLQSRLDYATGLLKQLLADLIEKNLESKNHPKLLLRRTESVAEKMLTNWFTFLLHKFLKECAGEPLFLLYCAIKQQMEKGPIDAITGEARYSLSEDKLIRQQIDYKTLTLHCVFPESEGSAQVPVKVLNCDSITQAKDKLLDAVYKGIPYSQRPKAEDMDLEWRQGRMARIILQDEDVTTKIECDWKRVNSLAHYQVTDGSLVALVPKQVSAYNMANSFTFTRSLSRYESLLRTASSPDSLRSRAPMITPDQETGTKLWHLVKNHDHADHREGDRGSKMVSEIYLTRLLATKGTLQKFVDDLFETVFSTAHRGSALPLAIKYMFDFLDEQADQRQISDPDVRHTWKSNCLPLRFWVNVIKNPQFVFDIHKSSITDACLSVVAQTFMDSCSTSEHRLGKDSPSNKLLYAKDIPNYKSWVERYYRDIAKMASISDQDMDAYLVEQSRLHASDFNILSALSELYFYVTKYRQEVLSALERDASCRKHKLRQKLEQIISLVSSNP; this is encoded by the exons ATGCCTACTGTCGGCTTCCTCCTGCTGGTCCTCCCTGCCCTGGCCGGGGCCGTGGACAACAGTAGGCCCTTCCCGGCCTTCTTGGTGACAGACACTACGCTCACCCACCTGGCCGTGCACCGGGTGACTGGGGAGGTGTTTGTGGGTGCAGTGAACCGCATCTTCAAGCTGGCCCCCAACCTGACTGAGCTGCGGGTCCACGTCACGGGGCCTGTCGATGACAATGCTCGCTGTTACCCACCCCCTAGCATGCGAGTGTGTGCCCACCGCCTGGCACCTGTAGACAACGTGAACAAGCTGCTGCTCATAGACTACGCGGCCCGCCGCCTGGTGGCCTGTGGCAGCATCTGGCAGGGTATCTGCCAGTTCCTGCGCCTGGACGACCTCTTCAAGCTGGGTGAGCCCCACCACCGCAAGGAGCACTACCTGTCAGGGGCTCAGGAGCCTGACTCCATGGCCGGCGTCATtgtggagcaggggcaggggcccagcaagctgTTCGTGGGCACCGCTGTGGATGGCAAGTCCGAGTACTTCCCCACCCTCAGCTCCCGCAAGCTCATCAGCGACGAGGACAGTGCCGACATGTTCAGTCTG GTGTACCAGGATGAGTTTGTCTCCTCGCAGATCAAGATCCCCTCAGACACGCTGTCCTTGTACCCTGCCTTTGACATCTACTACATCTATGGCTTTGTGAGTGCCTCCTTCGTGTACTTCCTGACACTGCAGCTGGACACCCAGCAGACGCTGCTGGACACGGCGGGCGAGAAATTCTTCACGTCCAAGATTGTGCGCATGTGCGCCGGGGACTCGGAGTTCTACTCCTATGTGGAGTTCCCCATCGGCTGCTCCTGGCGAGGCGTGGAATACCGCCTGGTGCAGAGTGCCCACCTGGCCAAGCCCGGCCTGCTgctggcccaggccctgggagTGCCGCCTGACGAGGACGTCCTCTTCACCGTCTTCTCTCAGGGCCAGAAGAACCGGGCCAGCCCGCCGCGGCAGACCGTCCTCTGCCTCTTTACGCTCAGCAACATCAATGCCCATATCCGGCGCCGCATCCAGTCCTGCTACCGGGGGGAGGGCACACTGGCCCTGCCCTGGCTGCTCAACAAGGAGCTGCCCTGCATCAACACC CCCATGCAGATAAATGGAAACTTCTGCGGGCTGGTGTTGAACCAGCCCCTGGGGGGCCTGCATGTGATCGAGGGGCTGCCCCTGCTGGCTGACAGCAGCGACGGCATGGCTAGTGTGGCCGCCTACACCTACCGCCAGCACTCTGTGGTCTTCGTCGGCACTCGAACTGGCACTCTGAAGAAG GTCCGAGTTGATGGCTCCCAGTATGCACACCTCTACGAGACCGTGCCTGTGGTGGATGGCAGCCCCATACTCCGAGACCTGCTCTTCAGCCCTGACCACCGGCACATCTACCTCCTGAGTGAGAAGCAG GTGAGCCAGCTCCCGGTGGAGACCTGCGAGCAGTACGTGAGCTGCGCAGCCTGCCTTGGCTCGGGGGACCCCCACTGTGGTTGGTGTGTGCTGCAGCACAG ATGCTGCCGCGAAGGGGCCTGTCCGGGTGCCTCAGCCCCACACGGCTTTGCTGAGGAACTGAGTAAATGTGTCCAGGTGCGGGTCCGGCCCAACAATGTTTCGGTGACATCGCCCGGGGTGCAG ctgACGGTGGCCATGCGCAACGTGCCGGACCTCAGCGCTGGTGTGAGCTGTGCCTTTGAGGAGGTGACGGAGAGCGCGGCCGTCGTGCTGCCCTCCGGGGAGCTGCACTGCCCCTCGCCCTCCCTCCAGGAGCTCCGGGCTCTCACCCGGGGGCATG GGGCCACCCGCACCGTGCGGCTGCAGCTGCTCTCCAGGGAGACTGGGGTGAAGTTCGCCGGGGTTGACTTCGTCTTCTACAACTGCAGCGCGCTCCAGTC GTGCATGTCCTGCGTCGGCAGCCCTTACCCCTGCCGCTGGTGTAAGTACCGCCACGTGTGTACCAGCCGGCCCCACGAGTGCTCCTTCCAGGAGGGCAGGGTCCACGGCCCTGAG GGCTGCCCTGAGATCCTGCCGGGCGGGGACCTCTTGATCCCAGTGGGCGTCATGCAGCCTCTTACCCTGCGGGCCAAGAACCTGCCGCAGCCGCAGTCAGGCCAGAAGAACTACGAGTGCGTGGTCCGGGTGCAGGGGCGCCAGCAGCGGGTGCCAGCGGTGCGCTTCAACAGCAGCAGCGTGCAGTGCCAGAACGCCTCG TACTCCTATGAAGGCGACGAGTCCGGTGACACCGAGCTGGACTTCTCTGTGGTCTGGGATGGGGATTTCCCCATCGACAAGCCTGCCACCTTCCgag CTCTCCTGTATAAGTGCTGGGCGCAGCGGCCCAGCTGCGGCCTCTGCCTCAAGGCTGACCCTCGCTTCAACTGTGGCTGGTGCGTCTCGGAGCACAGGTGCCAGCTGCGGGCGCACTGCCCGGCCCCCAAGACCAACTGGATGCACCCAAGCCAGAAGGGCACCCGCTGCAGCCACCCCCGCATTGCCCAG ATCCACCCCCTCATGGGGCCCAAGGAGGGAGGCACCCGGGTCACCATCGTGGGTGAGAACCTGGGCCTCAGCTACCGAGAGGTGGGCCTGCGGGTCGCAGGCGTGCGCTGCAACTCCATCCCCTCTGAGTACGTCAGCGCCGAGAG GATCGTGTGTGAGATGGAGGAGTCGCTGGTGCCCAGCCCACCGCCAGGGCCTGCGGAGCTCTGCGTGGGCGACTGTTCCGCTGACTTCCGCACGCAGTCCGAGCAGCTCTACAGCTTTGTG ACGCCAGCATTTGACCGTGTGAGTCCCAGTCGGGGCCCGGCGTCCGGAGGCACACGGCTCACCATCTCCGGGAGCTCTCTGGACGCCGGCAGCAGGGTCACCGTGACTGTAAGGGACGGCGAGTGCCAGTTTGTGAG GAGAGACGCTGAGGCAATTGTGTGTATCTCACCCGTATCGACCCTGGGTCCCAGCCAGGCCCCCATCACCCTGGCCATCGACCGCGCCAATATCTCCAGTCCTGGAGTCGTCTACACCTACACCCAGGATCCCACTGTCACTCGCCTTGAGCCCACCTGGAGCATAATCAA tgGAAGCACTGCCATCACTGTGAGCGGGACCCACCTACTGACAGTCCAGGAGCCCCGGGTCCGGGCCAAGTACCGAGGCATCGAGACCACCAAT ACATGCCAGGTGATCAACGACACTGCCATGCTGTGTAAGGCCCCCGGCATCTTCCTGGGacggccccagccccaggcccaagGTGAACACCCTGACGAGTTCGGCTTCGTGCTGGATCATGTGCAGACGGCCCGCTCCCTCAACCGGTCCTCCTTTACCTACTACCCTGACCCCAGCTTTGAGCCACTTGGGCCCTCTGGTGTCTTGGATGTCAAACCTGGCTCCCACGTGGTGTTGAAG GGCAAGAATCTGATCCCCGCAGCAGCTGGCAGCTCCCGCCTCAACTACACGGTGCTGATCGGGGGCCAGCCATGTGCTCTCACAGTCTCCGACACGCAGCTGCTGTGTGACTCACCCAGCCAGACGGGCCGACAGCCTGTcatg GTGCTGGTGGGCGGCCTGGAGTTCTGGCTGGGTACCCTGCACATCACGGCTGAGCGGGCGCTGACCCTGCCGGCCGTGGTGGGCCTGGCAGCAGGCGGTGGGCTCTTACTGCTGGCCATCACCGCCGTGCTGGTGGCCTATAAGCGCAAGACCCAGGATGCCGACCGCACGCTCAAGCGGCTTCAGCTGCAGATGGACAACTTGGAGTCCCGTGTGGCTCTGGAATGCAAGGAAG CCTTTGCTGAGCTGCAGACAGATATCAATGAGCTGACAAATCACATGGATGGCGTGCAGATCCCGTTCCTGGACTACCGGACCTATGCCGTGCGCGTGCTCTTCCCGGGCATTGAGGCCCATCCGGTGCTCAAGGAGCTGGAT ACCCCCCCCAACGTCGAGAAGGCCCTGCGCCTCTTTGGGCAGCTGCTGCACAGCCGCGCCTTCGTGCTCACCTTCATCCACACGCTGGAGGCCCAGAGTAGCTTCTCCATGCGAGACCGTGGCACTGTGGCCTCGCTCACCATGGTGGTCCTGCAGAGCCGCCTCGATTATGCCACGGGGCTGCTCAAGCAACTGCTGGCAGACCTCATAGAGAAAAACCTGGAGAGCAAGAACCACCCGAAGCTGCTGCTGCGCAG GACCGAGTCGGTGGCTGAGAAGATGCTTACCAACTGGTTCACGTTCCTGCTGCACAAGTTTCTGAAG GAGTGTGCTGGGGAGCCGCTTTTCCTGCTCTACTGTGCCATCAAGCAGCAGATGGAGAAGGGCCCTATTGATGCCATCACGGGCGAGGCACGCTACTCCCTGAGCGAGGACAAGCTCATTCGGCAGCAGATTGACTATAAGACGCTG ACCCTGCACTGTGTGTTCCCGGAGAGTGAGGGCAGCGCTCAGGTCCCAGTGAAGGTTCTCAACTGTGACAGCATCACCCAAGCCAAAGATAAGCTGCTGGATGCTGTGTACAAGGGCATCCCATACTCCCAGCGCCCCAAAGCTGAGGACATGGACCTAG AATGGCGTCAGGGCCGCATGGCCCGCATCATCCTCCAGGATGAAGATGTCACCACCAAGATCGAGTGTGACTGGAAGAGGGTCAACTCGTTGGCCCACTACCAG GTGACAGATGGTTCCTTGGTGGCATTGGTGCCCAAACAAGTGTCCGCCTACAACATGGCCAACTCCTTCACCTTCACTCGCTCCCTCAGCCGCTACG AGAGCTTGCTGCGCACAGCCAGTAGCCCCGACAGCCTCCGTTCTCGGGCACCCATGATCACGCCCGACCAGGAAACTGGCACCAAGCTGTGGCACCTGGTGAAGAACCACGACCACGCCGACCACCGTGAGGGGGACCGTGGCAGCAAGATGGTCTCAGAGATCTACCTGACGCGACTGCTGGCCACCAAG GGCACGCTGCAGAAGTTCGTGGACGACCTCTTTGAGACCGTGTTCAGCACGGCCCACCGGGGATCAGCCCTGCCCCTGGCCATCAAGTACATGTTTGACTTCCTGGACGAACAGGCCGACCAGCGCCAGATCAGTGACCCTGACGTGCGCCACACCTGGAAGAGCAACTG CCTGCCCCTGCGCTTCTGGGTGAACGTGATCAAGAACCCACAGTTCGTGTTTGACATCCACAAGAGCAGCATCACGGACGCCTGCCTGTCAGTGGTGGCCCAGACTTTCATGGACTCCTGCTCCACGTCTGAGCATCGCCTGGGCAAGGACTCGCCGTCCAACAAGCTGCTCTATGCCAAGGACATCCCCAACTACAAGAGCTGGGTGGAGAG GTACTACCGGGACATTGCAAAGATGGCGTCCATCAGCGACCAGGACATGGATGCCTACCTGGTAGAGCAGTCCCGTCTCCATGCCAGTGACTTCAACATCTTAAGCGCGCTCAGTGAGCTCTACTTCTACGTCACCAAGTACCGCCAGGAG gtTCTCAGCGCCCTGGAGCGAGATGCCTCTTGTCGGAAGCATAAGTTGCGACAGAAACTGGAACAGATCATCAGCCTCGTGTCCAGCAACCCCTAA